Genomic segment of Terriglobales bacterium:
GCGACTTCCGCGTCAAAGTAACCTTCGGTTTGTAAGTAGTTACGAAGGTTGCGGCTGCCCTCATTGAGCAGGTCGGCGTCCACCGCGTGTTCTTCATAAATGGGCACATACTTCTTAAGCTTTCGTTTGCCGATACTGGCTCCGTCTGTCCGAACCGCCACCTCGCGGCCACGAAAAATTTTGAGAGTAAAATCAACGGTGTTGGTCTCCGGATGGTACTTGCGATCGATGAGGGAAACCTGAGCTTCCAGATAGTCACCTTTAGAGTATTTCTTCCGCAATTTTTGCAGCGCCTTAGAAATACGATCAGCCGTGACCGTGTGTCCGGTCTCTAAATTGGTACTCTTGGCAATCTGCTCCGCAGAGAATCCCGCGTCTCCTTCGATAGTGAGCGTGCCAATGTGCGCCGGAGGGCCGGGGTCTATAACGTAGTTCACGTCAATCAACTGGTTTTCCGGACGGACTGTGGTGCGGGCGGTGAGCTGCGCCTGATAGAAGCCGTTTTCGGCCATCAGTGCCTTCATACGACGGATGGAGGAATCGATTTTCGATTGCGTGAAGAGCTCGCCGAGCTGAATCTTTGCGCTGTCCAGAAGCTGGCCAGATGTGGGTCGCTTCGGCCCACCTTCGGTAGTTTTGTAGCCGACAAAATAGTTGGGACGGGTGACAAAAGCCAAAATGAGATCGCCACCAGCGAGCGGCTCGACTACCGCTTCCACATCGGAAAAACGACCGCTGGCATATAGCGCTTGCAGGCTCTCGCGGATTTTCCGCCGATCGAATGGCTCGTTATTTTTTTGGACCACCAGATCCCGCAGATAGTCCTGTACTCTCTCGTCGCCTAGAGCGCCCCGAATTTCAATCGCGGCAATTCTGCGATCAGCGTACTTGGCGTAGTTGGAAACCAATCCGGGACTGTTTGACCCTTTAGAAGCGGATGGCAGATTCGACTGTGGCTGAGCGCCAGTCTGGGCCGCAACTTGCCCCAACAGCGGGGGGGCCATTGCTAAGCAGAGCAGAGTCAGGCAAAGTGCCGTCCTTGGGCTGATCCTCGGATATATGTGCACGCGTCTTCTTTATGACTGACTTGGGTACTGTGTTCGATGTGCACCACTTGGCGCCACGTTGCACACCGAGGGTCGCCTTAACCGTCCGCGGATACGGCTTCAGATCTGCTGCGAAACCGGTAGTCCCAGCCCGACTTTTGATCTTCGCGCCGAAGCCGTCAAGAATTCGTTCCTGGAAACGAGTATCTATAATAAATGGCGTTTCAGTGAGGAATGAATGCCGATCCCTCTTGACGATCGTTATTCCCGCCAGGTTCTGTTCGTCCCGATCGGGCCTGAGGGACAATCCCGGCTTCGCCAGTCTTCGGTAGTAATCGTGGGCTGCGGCGCAACGGGATCGGCGCTGGCGGGATTGCTGGTGCGAGCGGGCATCGGCCGGCTGCGGATCATCGACAGGGATTATGTTGAGCCCAGCAACCTGCAACGACAGTCACTGTTCGACGAGCGTGATGCCGCCGAATCCTTGCCCAAGGCAGTTGCCGCATCCGCAAAGCTCAGCAGTTTCAACTCCGATGTGCAGGTCGAGCCATGCGTCGCCGACGTAACTCCCGGGAACGTGCGGGAATACCTTCGTGATGCTCAGATGATTCTTGATGGTACAGATAACTTTGAGACCAGGTATTTGATCAACGACTTCGCAGTTTCCAACCGCATTCCCTGGATTTACTCGGCCGCTGTTGGCAGCTACGGGGTGACCCTAACTGTCCAACCGGGAGAGACGGCATGTCTCACCTGCCTGTTTCCTGCCCCTCCCGAGGGGCTGGTTGAGACCTGCGATACGGCGGGCATTCTGAATTCGGCAGTGAACTTAGTCGCCTCTCTGGCCGCAAGCGAGGCGCTCAAGTACCTGGTTGGAGCAAAAGACAATCTTCGCCGCACCTTGCTTTCCTGGGATGTCTGGAACAATGAACATGCCGAAGTGTCTGCTGAACATCCCCGCCAGGACTGCCGCACCTGTGCCCAACACGATTACGTGTATCTTTTGGGAAAAAGTCGGCCGCATCTGACGCTCTGCGGGAGAAATTCTGTGCAAATCCACGAACACGGCCGGCCTATCGATTTTGCAGAAATGATGGGGCGCCTCCAGCCTCATGGCACAGTCCGTTACAACGAATTTGTGCTCAAGTTCTGGCGGGAACCCTACGAAATTACCCTGTTTCGAGATGGCCGTGCCATCGTAAAAGGCACTACCGATACGGCAGTAGCCCGCAGCCTTTACGCCAGATTTGTGGGTAGCTAGCGACCGCGGCTCGTTGCCGATGCGCATCTGGGAGCCGACCTGCAGATGGCTGGCTGATCTTTGCAGGAGGCCCTAAGGGTTGGACCTGTGATTCCTGGTTCCGAGTGGCGCCTCTTCCGGAAGAGCAATCTGCTATATTGCGTTTCTGCAAGCAGGAATAATGGCCGAACCCACAACCCACCTCACCACTGCGCCAATCCGCTCTGAGCCCTCCAAAACCTATCGCTGGATTGTTTTAGTGTTCGTCAGTCTGGCGATGTTTGGGAATTACTACATCTACGACAGCATCAATCCCCTGGAAGACATCTTCCGCAAACTCCTGGGTTATAGCGCCGAGATGTTCGGGTGGCTTAATGCTTCCTATAGCGTTGCCGCAGTGGTAACCCTGCTCATCGGCGGCATCATCATTGATCGCATTGGGATCCGCA
This window contains:
- a CDS encoding ThiF family adenylyltransferase; amino-acid sequence: MPIPLDDRYSRQVLFVPIGPEGQSRLRQSSVVIVGCGATGSALAGLLVRAGIGRLRIIDRDYVEPSNLQRQSLFDERDAAESLPKAVAASAKLSSFNSDVQVEPCVADVTPGNVREYLRDAQMILDGTDNFETRYLINDFAVSNRIPWIYSAAVGSYGVTLTVQPGETACLTCLFPAPPEGLVETCDTAGILNSAVNLVASLAASEALKYLVGAKDNLRRTLLSWDVWNNEHAEVSAEHPRQDCRTCAQHDYVYLLGKSRPHLTLCGRNSVQIHEHGRPIDFAEMMGRLQPHGTVRYNEFVLKFWREPYEITLFRDGRAIVKGTTDTAVARSLYARFVGS